From the Jilunia laotingensis genome, the window TTGGCAAACTTGCTTTTCGAAACAGGAGATATCGAACGGGCATACAGTTATATCAACTATGCCATGGGAGATGCACTGAACGTAAATTCAAGAGTGAACATACATTCCATCACACGCCTGCTTCCCATCATCCAGCAATCGCATGATCAGATGATGAAAGAGAAACGCAGACAACTTTATCTTTTGATCACTGGTATCAGTTTACTTTCAGTCTGCTTATTGGTTACCATTTTTATTGTTTATAAAAATAAGAAGAAAGTATCCGATGCCAAACATCAACTCGCCCAGGTGAACGAGGAACTGAAAGAGGTAAACAGCAAACTGACTTATACCAATACGTGCCTGCAAGAATCCAACAACATCAAAGAGGCGTATATCGGTTACTATATGGACTTATGTTCTACCTATATCAACAAAGTAGAAGAATACAGGAACAATCTGAATAACATAGCCCGCAACGGAGGAGCAAACGAAGTAATGAAGGCACTCCGCAAGCCTTCTTTCCTGAAAAATGACTTGGATGCCTTTTATGAAAGCTTTGACTCCGCTTTTCTAAAAATATTCCCGGACTTCGTGAAACAGTTCAATGCTCTCCTGCAAGAAGACAAACGGATAGACCTCAAGCAAGATGAGTTACTGAATACAGAGCTGCGTATCTTCGCACTGATCCGTCTAGGCATTGGTGACTCCATCAAAATAGCAGAGTTCCTACGCCGTTCACCTTCCACCATCTATAATTACCGGGTGAAATACCGAAACGCAGCAATCAATAACCGGGATGATTTCGACAATCAAGTCAGGAATATAGGCCAATAGGAGTACGTATGGAAGATACATACTTTTTATCAAATTCCATGTTGTGACATAAATTCATGCACCAACTGCAAGCATTTAAAACATAAAGTGTTATATTTGTCGGATTAACTAAAAAATGGAGGAAATACCATGAAAAATCTATTTTTATCGTCAATGTTCTTGCTTGCTGCCGCCTTGATGATCGGATGCAATAGTAATGATGAGAAGACGGACACCATCGAACCACCGGTAAACAAAACTTTGGCAGTTACCGAATTGAACGTAACTGATTGCTTGAACCGTACCCGGACAGACGAAACGGAACAAGAGTCGTTTTATGTAAAGTTGCAGGCAGAAGG encodes:
- a CDS encoding DUF6377 domain-containing protein, translating into MKSVWFLLIILSSFTVSCTPASSDKLPVEATLKELDETLSHKADYEQNKEQHLQSIKKLAANANTPENLYMILDKLYSDYYNYNNDSAFFYANIKRQLVTKNRLTEQAIDSDLDWAEVHLIAGMFKECSDVLDKIIPEEVDSTSLPKYYYLYRSLYRAMASIAIEDSLKKNYTKKGLEYLQKRKDILDPKSSDYLYSEVEALQNKQQNERAIELLLQRFHEPGTSLQQQAVLAYMIASSYQEQNEPEKTIYYYTLSAINDVKTATHKHTSLHRLANLLFETGDIERAYSYINYAMGDALNVNSRVNIHSITRLLPIIQQSHDQMMKEKRRQLYLLITGISLLSVCLLVTIFIVYKNKKKVSDAKHQLAQVNEELKEVNSKLTYTNTCLQESNNIKEAYIGYYMDLCSTYINKVEEYRNNLNNIARNGGANEVMKALRKPSFLKNDLDAFYESFDSAFLKIFPDFVKQFNALLQEDKRIDLKQDELLNTELRIFALIRLGIGDSIKIAEFLRRSPSTIYNYRVKYRNAAINNRDDFDNQVRNIGQ